From the genome of Ananas comosus cultivar F153 linkage group 16, ASM154086v1, whole genome shotgun sequence, one region includes:
- the LOC109722223 gene encoding guanine nucleotide-binding protein subunit beta-like protein: MADTLVLRGTMRGHTDVVTAIATPIDNSDRIVSSSRDKSVLVWKLTKDAASAGGDAAYGVPQRRLTGHSHFVQDVVLSSDGQFALSGSWDAELRLWDINLGTTTRRFVGHTKDVLSVAFSVDNRQIVSASRDRTIKLWNTLGECKYTIQDADAHTNWVSCVRFSPSTYQPLIVSGSWDRTVKVWNLTNCKLRCTLTGHAGYVNTVAVSPDGSLCASGGKDGVTLLWDLAEGKRLYSLDAGAIIHALCFSPNRYWLCAATQDSVKIWDLESKSIVQDLKPETPTSKNQMLYCTSLSWSIDGSTLFTGYTDGTIRVWKVNPY; the protein is encoded by the exons atggcggacACGCTGGTACTCCGCGGGACGATGCGCGGGCACACGGACGTGGTGACGGCGATCGCGACCCCGATCGACAACTCGGACCGGATCGTGTCGTCGTCGCGCGACAAGTCGGTGCTGGTGTGGAAGCTGACGAAGGACGCGGCGTCGGCGGGCGGCGACGCGGCGTACGGCGTGCCCCAGCGGCGGCTGACGGGGCACTCGCACTTCGTGCAGGACGTGGTGCTGAGCTCGGACGGGCAGTTCGCGCTCTCGGGGTCCTGGGACGCGGAGCTGCGGCTCTGGGACATCAACCTCGGCACCACGACCCGGCGCTTCGTGGGGCACACGAAGGACGTGCTGTCCGTGGCCTTCTCCGTGGACAACCGGCAGATCGTGTCGGCCTCGCGCGACCGCACCATCAAGCTCTGGAACACCCTGGGCGAGTGCAAGTACACCATCCAGGACGCCGACGCTCACACCAACTGGGTCAGCTGCGTGCGCTTCTCCCCCAGCACCTACCAGCCGCTCATCGTCTCCGGCTCCTGGGACCGCACCGTCAAGGTCTGGAACCTCACCAACTGCAAGCTCCGCTGCACCCTCACCGGCCACGCCGGCTACGTCAACACCGTCGCCGTCAGCCCCGACGGCTCCCTCTGCGCCAGCGGCGGCAAGGACGGCGTCACCCTCCTCTGGGACCTCGCCGAGGGCAAGCGCCTCTACTCCCTCGACGCCGGCGCCATCATCCACGCCCTCTGCTTCAGCCCCAACCGCTACTGGCTCTGCGCCGCCACCCAGGACAGCGTCAAGATCTGGGACCTCGAGAGCAAGTCCATCGTCCAGGACCTCAAGCCCGAGACCCCCACCAGCAAGAACCAG ATGCTGTATTGCACAAGCTTGAGTTGGAGCATCGACGGGAGCACGCTGTTCACCGGTTACACCGACGGAACCATCAGGGTGTGGAAAGTGAACCCATATTAG
- the LOC109722377 gene encoding guanine nucleotide-binding protein subunit beta-like protein, which translates to MADTLVLRGTMRGHTDVVTAIATPIDNSDRIVSSSRDKSVLVWKLTKDAASAGGDAAYGVPQRRLTGHSHFVQDVVLSSDGQFALSGSWDAELRLWDINLGTTTRRFVGHTKDVLSVAFSVDNRQIVSASRDRTIKLWNTLGECKYTIQDADAHTNWVSCVRFSPSTYQPLIVSGSWDRTVKVWNLTNCKLRCTLTGHAGYVNTVAVSPDGSLCASGGKDGVTLLWDLAEGKRLYSLDAGAIIHALCFSPNRYWLCAATQDSVKIWDLESKSIVQDLKPETPTSKNQMLYCTSLSWSIDGSTLFTGYTDGTIRVWKVNPY; encoded by the exons atggcggacACGCTGGTACTCCGCGGGACGATGCGCGGGCACACGGACGTGGTGACGGCGATCGCGACCCCGATCGACAACTCGGACCGGATCGTGTCGTCGTCGCGCGACAAGTCGGTGCTGGTGTGGAAGCTGACGAAGGACGCGGCGTCGGCGGGCGGCGACGCGGCGTACGGCGTGCCCCAGCGGCGGCTGACGGGGCACTCGCACTTCGTGCAGGACGTGGTGCTGAGCTCGGACGGGCAGTTCGCGCTCTCGGGGTCCTGGGACGCGGAGCTGCGGCTCTGGGACATCAACCTCGGCACCACGACCCGGCGCTTCGTGGGGCACACGAAGGACGTGCTGTCCGTGGCCTTCTCCGTGGACAACCGGCAGATCGTGTCGGCCTCGCGCGACCGCACCATCAAGCTCTGGAACACCCTGGGCGAGTGCAAGTACACCATCCAGGACGCCGACGCTCACACCAACTGGGTCAGCTGCGTGCGCTTCTCCCCCAGCACCTACCAGCCGCTCATCGTCTCCGGCTCCTGGGACCGCACCGTCAAGGTCTGGAACCTCACCAACTGCAAGCTCCGCTGCACCCTCACCGGCCACGCCGGCTACGTCAACACCGTCGCCGTCAGCCCCGACGGCTCCCTCTGCGCCAGCGGCGGCAAGGACGGCGTCACCCTCCTCTGGGACCTCGCCGAGGGCAAGCGCCTCTACTCCCTCGACGCCGGCGCCATCATCCACGCCCTCTGCTTCAGCCCCAACCGCTACTGGCTCTGCGCCGCCACCCAGGACAGCGTCAAGATCTGGGACCTCGAGAGCAAGTCCATCGTCCAGGACCTCAAGCCCGAGACCCCCACCAGCAAGAACCAG ATGTTGTATTGCACGAGCTTGAGTTGGAGCATCGACGGGAGCACGCTGTTCACCGGTTACACCGACGGAACCATCAGGGTGTGGAAAGTCAACCCATATTAG